One part of the Schistocerca piceifrons isolate TAMUIC-IGC-003096 chromosome 2, iqSchPice1.1, whole genome shotgun sequence genome encodes these proteins:
- the LOC124776587 gene encoding protein Mpv17-like isoform X2 has product MSLSRLGSSMYKSYQNLLRRYPVGVQAVQTSVFTGVGDVIAQLFVEKKEMKDFDVMRLLRFGAIGGIYIGPVLRTWFGFLDSRFKGRSAIIVVKKVALDQLCFVPVFLGVLVSIIGFGNGKSVDQVKEKLEADYPDIMMTNYKIWPLVQTLNFSVVPVHYQVPLVQVVAVGWNTYMSWKAHQPVQKKQELAHVE; this is encoded by the exons ATGAGTTTAAGTCGGCTGGGTAGTTCCATGTACAAATCGTACCAGAACCTTTTGCGAAGATACCCCGTCGGCGTACAAGCCGTCCAAACGTCGGTATTTACTGGTGTGGGCGATGTTATTGCTCAGCTATTCGTCGAAAAGAAGGAAatgaaggattttgatgtaatgagaCTTCTACGTTTTGGTGCCATCGGAGGCATTTACATC GGTCCAGTTCTGCGAACGTGGTTTGGTTTCCTGGATTCCAGATTTAAAGGCAGGAGTGCGATTATCGTCGTGAAGAAGGTTGCACTTGATCAGCTGTGCTTCGTTCCAGTTTTCCTAGGCGTCCTAGTGTCGATTATTGGGTTTGGAAATGGAAAATCTGTAGATCAGGTGAAAGAGAAACTGGAAGCAGATTACCCGGATATTATGATGACTAACTATAAG aTATGGCCCTTGGTGCAGACTCTAAACTTCTCCGTCGTGCCAGTCCACTATCAGGTTCCCCTGGTCCAGGTAGTAGCCGTCGGCTGGAACACGTACATGTCTTGGAAGGCTCATCAGCCAGTTCAGAAGAAACAGGAACTCGCCCACGTCGAGTAA
- the LOC124776587 gene encoding protein Mpv17-like isoform X1, which yields MNNSNTVIRLRNMSLSRLGSSMYKSYQNLLRRYPVGVQAVQTSVFTGVGDVIAQLFVEKKEMKDFDVMRLLRFGAIGGIYIGPVLRTWFGFLDSRFKGRSAIIVVKKVALDQLCFVPVFLGVLVSIIGFGNGKSVDQVKEKLEADYPDIMMTNYKIWPLVQTLNFSVVPVHYQVPLVQVVAVGWNTYMSWKAHQPVQKKQELAHVE from the exons aTGAATAACAGTAATACAGTCATTAG GCTCCGAAACATGAGTTTAAGTCGGCTGGGTAGTTCCATGTACAAATCGTACCAGAACCTTTTGCGAAGATACCCCGTCGGCGTACAAGCCGTCCAAACGTCGGTATTTACTGGTGTGGGCGATGTTATTGCTCAGCTATTCGTCGAAAAGAAGGAAatgaaggattttgatgtaatgagaCTTCTACGTTTTGGTGCCATCGGAGGCATTTACATC GGTCCAGTTCTGCGAACGTGGTTTGGTTTCCTGGATTCCAGATTTAAAGGCAGGAGTGCGATTATCGTCGTGAAGAAGGTTGCACTTGATCAGCTGTGCTTCGTTCCAGTTTTCCTAGGCGTCCTAGTGTCGATTATTGGGTTTGGAAATGGAAAATCTGTAGATCAGGTGAAAGAGAAACTGGAAGCAGATTACCCGGATATTATGATGACTAACTATAAG aTATGGCCCTTGGTGCAGACTCTAAACTTCTCCGTCGTGCCAGTCCACTATCAGGTTCCCCTGGTCCAGGTAGTAGCCGTCGGCTGGAACACGTACATGTCTTGGAAGGCTCATCAGCCAGTTCAGAAGAAACAGGAACTCGCCCACGTCGAGTAA